CTGAAGATGTAGCTGTAATTATAGCTGAAGCTCCCAAATCATTAGCTGTCGTACAAGTCGCATGGCTAACTGCATAAGTTATACTAATTTCTTTATTTAATCCTTTGCTAGTCAAAATCGCATCATAATCTAATGAATTTTCTGTAGTTTTAGCTATATTTGTCATTGTCTTTACAGCTTCAATTGGATATTTACCAGCAGCAGTTTCTCCAGAAAGCATAATAGCATCTGTTCCATCAAAAATAGCATTAGCAACATCAGTAACCTCAGCTCTAGTAGGTCTTGGATTTCTTATCATAGAATCTAACATTTGAGTAGCTGTAATAACCGGTTTGCCAATTTTATTACATTTTTCTATAATCATTTTTTGAACTAAAGGAACTTGTTCTGTAGGTATTTCAACTCCTAAATCTCCTCTTGCAACCATTATACCATCAGATACTTCAATTATTTCATCTATATTTTCTACACCTTCTTGATTTTCTATCTTTGAAATGATTTGAACATGATGTGCATTATTCTTTTCTAAAATTTTTCTAATCTCATGAACGTCATCTGCCTTACGAATAAAAGAAGCAGCAATAAAATCGATATCATTTGCTAAACCAAATTCTATATCTTTGATATCCTTTTCTGTAATAGCTGGAAGATTAATTTTTACTCCCGGTACATTAACACCCTTTTTATTTTTTACTACTCCACCATTCTTAACGATACACTTTATTTCTTTATCATTTGGTACATCAATAACTTCAAGCTCTATTAACCCATCATCTATTAATATCTTATCTCCTTTTTTTACATCCATTGGAAGCTTATCATATGTAATATGACATCTTTCTTTATCGCCTAGCACTTTTTCTGTCGTTAATGTAAACTCTTGACCTTCTATGAGTTCTACAATACCTTCAGCAAAATCGCCTGTTCTAATTTCTGGTCCTTTAGTATCAAGCAAAATTGCAACTGGAATTTCCAATTCCTCTCTAACTTCTTTAATCATATTAATTCTTTTAAGATGTTCATCATGACTTCCATGAGAAAAGTTAAGCCTTGCTACATTTAATCCATTTTTTACTAGCTCAGTAAATATTTCCTTAGATTCACTAGCTGGTCCTATAGTACATACTATTTTTGTTTTTTTCATTTTTTCACCTCTTATCCATAGTTTTTAAATCTCTAAATTTTATCTATAAATAATATAAAAAACATATTTTATATCCTATCTAAAGTAATATATTTTAGGGAAGTACTTTTGTACTTCCCCTAATGAGCTTTTAAAATTCAAATAATACTTAAAATTAATATTGGTCAATTATTACATGTGCTTCATTTGCCTCTAACTCGGGAACTAAAATCTCTATTAAACTATTATTCTCTCTCATTTTTACCAAAAAACCTTCTGA
The Caminicella sporogenes DSM 14501 DNA segment above includes these coding regions:
- the pyk gene encoding pyruvate kinase, encoding MKKTKIVCTIGPASESKEIFTELVKNGLNVARLNFSHGSHDEHLKRINMIKEVREELEIPVAILLDTKGPEIRTGDFAEGIVELIEGQEFTLTTEKVLGDKERCHITYDKLPMDVKKGDKILIDDGLIELEVIDVPNDKEIKCIVKNGGVVKNKKGVNVPGVKINLPAITEKDIKDIEFGLANDIDFIAASFIRKADDVHEIRKILEKNNAHHVQIISKIENQEGVENIDEIIEVSDGIMVARGDLGVEIPTEQVPLVQKMIIEKCNKIGKPVITATQMLDSMIRNPRPTRAEVTDVANAIFDGTDAIMLSGETAAGKYPIEAVKTMTNIAKTTENSLDYDAILTSKGLNKEISITYAVSHATCTTANDLGASAIITATSSGFTARMVSKFRPKAPIIAATTCERIQRRMLLIWGVKPILMKQVKSTDEVFELSVQKAKEHGYIKDGDLVVITAGIPVGVAGATNLIKVHIVGEVLIKGTGIGKFSATGKVCVATNAVEIKEKFEEGDILVTTSTDKDMMEYIEKSAGIIVEEGGLSSHAAIVGLSLEKPVIVGAVNATSQLVDGQIVTVDSIRGLVYSGKARVL